CCTCAATGATCGTAAATTCGTCAATCAATCCCTCAAACTCCGAGATGAGATGCGTGGAGACAAACACCGTGCGACATCCCGGATCGCCGGATTGATACGCGCCGATGACGGTTTCAATAAATTCGCGGCGCACGATGGGGTCGAGACCGGAGGTCGGTTCGTCGAGCAGGAGCAACTCGGGTTCGGGACAGATCGCGCCGATGAGGGCGAGCTGCGTCTTTTGACCTTTGGACAGTGTAATGGCTTTCTGGTCGGCATTCAGGCCAAAACGTCGGAGGAGGTCGGCTTCGGTATTGCGATTCCAATTCGCGCGGAATGATGCATGGTAATCCAGCGTGTCGCGCACGGTCATCCACGGATAAAACGCGACTGCGTCCGGCACATAGGCGAGCCGCGATTTGACTCCGACTTCATCCTTC
This genomic window from Verrucomicrobiota bacterium contains:
- a CDS encoding ABC transporter ATP-binding protein, with translation GFFGRNGAGKTTTIKCLLNLLRPTSGCVHVFGLDPQKDEVGVKSRLAYVPDAVAFYPWMTVRDTLDYHASFRANWNRNTEADLLRRFGLNADQKAITLSKGQKTQLALIGAICPEPELLLLDEPTSGLDPIVRREFIETVIGAYQSGDPGCRTVFVSTHLISEFEGLIDEFTIIEEGRELLTMEADRARDRFRKIRARFATPPAKFELPSAVSVKQTGRELEILANGSSEEVIAKLKAHQPEDLRMESLSLEEIFVSAKTLVPSKS